The Saccharomonospora cyanea NA-134 genome includes a region encoding these proteins:
- a CDS encoding M23 family metallopeptidase produces MVAAVAAGAFAAAAAGQTLQAASGDSTERQTDVTPLANASDANAAMTTGGAAGVGGNARAGAPVLLQMADAPTDASAEAQKLTESAELTEERLEREAEERRRAAEEAARPKFVTPAQGVFTSGYGARWGTTHYGIDIANSIGTPIVAAADGTVIEAGPASGFGLWVRVQLDDGTIHVYGHMESYSVSVGQRVKAGEQIAVIGNRGQSTGPHLHFEVHQNGQKIDPQAWLAARGVYL; encoded by the coding sequence ATGGTGGCCGCCGTCGCGGCAGGCGCGTTCGCCGCCGCCGCCGCAGGACAGACACTCCAGGCCGCGTCCGGCGACTCCACCGAGCGCCAGACCGACGTGACCCCCTTGGCCAACGCGAGCGACGCGAACGCGGCCATGACCACCGGAGGCGCCGCGGGCGTCGGTGGCAACGCTCGCGCAGGCGCACCGGTCCTGCTCCAGATGGCCGACGCCCCCACCGACGCCTCCGCCGAGGCGCAGAAGCTCACCGAGAGCGCCGAGCTCACCGAGGAGCGTCTCGAACGCGAGGCGGAGGAGCGTCGCAGGGCCGCCGAGGAGGCCGCCCGCCCCAAGTTCGTGACCCCCGCCCAAGGTGTGTTCACCTCCGGCTACGGCGCCCGCTGGGGCACCACCCACTACGGCATCGACATCGCCAACAGCATCGGCACCCCGATCGTCGCCGCCGCTGACGGCACCGTGATCGAGGCGGGACCCGCCAGCGGCTTCGGCCTCTGGGTTCGCGTCCAGCTCGACGACGGCACGATCCACGTCTACGGCCACATGGAGAGCTACTCCGTCTCCGTGGGCCAGCGGGTCAAGGCCGGTGAGCAGATCGCCGTCATCGGGAACCGGGGCCAGTCCACCGGCCCGCACCTGCACTTCGAGGTTCACCAGAACGGCCAGAAGATCGACCCGCAGGCCTGGCTCGCCGCCCGCGGCGTCTACCTCTGA
- the sucC gene encoding ADP-forming succinate--CoA ligase subunit beta yields MDLYEYQAKELFAAHGVPVLPGAVVGEAEEARRAAEEIGGQVVVKAQVKTGGRGKAGGVKLAADPAEAVEKARAILGLDIKGHVTRRVLVTEASEIAEEYYFSFLLDRANRTFLAMASAEGGMEIEQLAVERPEALAKVPVNPLTGVDLDKAREIVTEAKFPEAVREKAAEVIVKLWETFVAEDATLVEVNPLVRDPKDEIVALDGKVTLDDNAEFRQPKHADFVDVEAEDPLEAKAKAKDLNYVKLDGQVGIIGNGAGLVMSTLDVVAYAGERHGGVRPANFLDIGGGASAEVMAAGLDVILGDPDVKSVFVNVFGGITACDAVANGIVEALKILGDEATKPLVVRLDGNNVEEGRRILAEAAHPLVTLVDTMDSAADKAAELASAGA; encoded by the coding sequence GTGGACCTCTACGAGTATCAGGCGAAGGAGCTTTTCGCTGCCCACGGCGTTCCGGTACTGCCCGGAGCCGTGGTCGGTGAGGCCGAGGAAGCCCGCCGGGCGGCCGAGGAGATCGGCGGCCAGGTGGTGGTCAAGGCTCAGGTGAAGACAGGCGGCCGGGGCAAGGCCGGCGGGGTGAAGCTCGCCGCCGATCCGGCCGAGGCAGTGGAGAAGGCCCGGGCGATCCTCGGGCTGGACATCAAGGGACATGTGACGCGCCGGGTGCTGGTGACCGAGGCATCCGAGATCGCCGAGGAGTACTACTTCTCGTTCCTGCTCGACCGTGCCAACCGCACGTTCCTGGCCATGGCCTCCGCCGAGGGTGGCATGGAGATCGAGCAGCTCGCTGTCGAGCGCCCCGAGGCGCTGGCGAAGGTCCCGGTGAACCCACTGACCGGTGTGGACCTCGACAAGGCACGCGAGATCGTCACCGAGGCGAAGTTCCCCGAAGCGGTTCGGGAGAAGGCCGCCGAGGTGATCGTCAAGCTGTGGGAGACGTTCGTCGCCGAGGACGCCACGCTCGTCGAGGTGAACCCGCTGGTGCGGGACCCGAAGGACGAGATCGTCGCGCTCGACGGCAAGGTGACGCTCGACGACAACGCGGAGTTCCGGCAGCCGAAGCACGCCGACTTCGTCGACGTCGAGGCGGAGGACCCGCTGGAGGCCAAGGCGAAGGCCAAGGACCTCAACTACGTGAAGCTGGACGGGCAGGTCGGCATCATCGGCAACGGTGCCGGACTGGTGATGTCCACGCTGGACGTCGTGGCCTACGCGGGTGAGCGCCACGGTGGTGTGCGCCCCGCGAACTTCCTCGACATCGGTGGCGGCGCGTCGGCCGAGGTCATGGCGGCGGGGCTCGACGTGATCCTGGGCGACCCGGACGTCAAGAGCGTGTTCGTCAACGTCTTCGGCGGTATCACCGCGTGCGACGCGGTGGCCAACGGCATCGTCGAGGCGCTGAAGATCCTGGGCGACGAGGCGACCAAGCCGCTCGTGGTGCGGCTCGACGGCAACAACGTCGAGGAGGGCCGCCGCATCCTCGCCGAGGCGGCGCACCCGCTCGTGACGCTGGTGGACACGATGGACAGCGCGGCCGACAAAGCCGCCGAGTTGGCTTCGGCAGGTGCGTGA
- the sucD gene encoding succinate--CoA ligase subunit alpha, whose amino-acid sequence MSIFLNSESKIIVQGLTGSEGTKHATKMLAAGSNIVGGVNARKAGQTVTINGKDLTVFGTVAEAMKETGADVSVIFVPPKFAKDAVIEAIDAEIPLAVVITEGIPVHDSATFWAHACAKGNKTRIIGPNCPGIISPEQSNAGIIPANITGRGKIGLVSKSGTLTYQMMYELRDIGFSTAIGIGGDPIIGTTHIDALEAFQADPETEVIVMIGEIGGDAEERAAEYIKANVTKPVVGYVAGFTAPEGKTMGHAGAIVSGSSGTAQAKKEALEAAGVKVGKTPTETAELARELYKAL is encoded by the coding sequence ATGTCGATTTTCCTGAACAGCGAATCCAAGATCATCGTCCAGGGCCTCACCGGGTCCGAGGGCACCAAGCACGCCACCAAGATGCTGGCGGCGGGCTCGAACATCGTGGGCGGCGTCAACGCCCGTAAGGCGGGTCAGACCGTCACCATCAACGGCAAGGACCTCACCGTCTTCGGCACGGTCGCCGAGGCGATGAAGGAGACGGGTGCCGACGTCAGCGTGATCTTCGTGCCGCCGAAGTTCGCGAAGGACGCGGTCATCGAGGCCATCGACGCCGAGATCCCGCTCGCCGTCGTGATCACCGAGGGCATCCCGGTGCACGACTCGGCCACCTTCTGGGCCCACGCGTGCGCCAAGGGCAACAAGACACGCATCATCGGTCCGAACTGCCCGGGCATCATCTCGCCGGAGCAGTCCAACGCGGGCATCATCCCGGCCAACATCACCGGTCGCGGCAAGATCGGCCTGGTGTCGAAGTCGGGCACGCTGACGTACCAGATGATGTACGAACTGCGGGACATCGGGTTCTCGACGGCCATCGGCATCGGCGGCGACCCGATCATCGGCACCACGCACATCGATGCGCTGGAGGCGTTCCAGGCCGACCCGGAGACCGAGGTCATCGTGATGATCGGTGAGATCGGCGGGGACGCCGAGGAGCGGGCCGCCGAGTACATCAAGGCCAACGTCACCAAGCCCGTCGTGGGTTACGTCGCCGGCTTCACGGCGCCCGAGGGCAAGACGATGGGTCACGCCGGTGCGATCGTCTCCGGCTCGTCCGGTACGGCGCAGGCGAAGAAGGAGGCTCTCGAGGCCGCCGGTGTGAAGGTCGGCAAGACCCCCACCGAGACCGCCGAGCTCGCGCGCGAGCTGTACAAGGCGCTCTGA
- a CDS encoding DUF5336 domain-containing protein, with translation MTFPSGTPGGFPGQGPQQSNQPYPGAPSAGRPALPLPQILLLVTGGLGVLNLFLAFANLGGSSSFYEAGAGWIPALLLVAGLIAVVGYLPGEAKPGPWPAVLSVGVVLAFLFTVFQTGDLGAGGVLVLIFGLLQMGAAVAAYLLDAGVIKPGAPKPQPYGQGFGPQTGGFGQPQPAQHSQFGATPQGPQSGPQPQQPQQPQQPQPGSSPETSGGSAQPTKFAQPVQQQPTTYAPQHGQFFQQPSGESNPQSGQTGQTGQQGGSNPSGS, from the coding sequence ATGACCTTCCCGAGCGGCACGCCGGGTGGATTCCCGGGTCAGGGCCCGCAGCAGTCGAACCAGCCGTACCCGGGGGCACCGTCCGCCGGACGTCCGGCGCTGCCGCTGCCGCAGATCCTCCTGCTGGTGACAGGCGGCCTCGGGGTGCTCAACCTCTTCCTCGCCTTCGCGAACCTCGGCGGGAGCTCCAGCTTCTACGAGGCGGGGGCGGGTTGGATTCCCGCCCTGCTGCTCGTCGCCGGGTTGATCGCCGTCGTCGGCTACCTGCCTGGTGAGGCGAAGCCGGGACCCTGGCCCGCGGTGTTGTCGGTGGGGGTCGTCCTGGCCTTCCTCTTCACCGTGTTCCAGACCGGAGACCTCGGTGCGGGCGGTGTGCTGGTGCTGATCTTCGGTCTCCTGCAGATGGGCGCCGCGGTCGCCGCGTACCTGCTGGACGCGGGTGTCATCAAGCCCGGTGCGCCGAAGCCCCAGCCGTACGGTCAGGGCTTCGGCCCGCAGACGGGCGGCTTCGGCCAGCCCCAGCCTGCGCAGCACTCCCAGTTCGGCGCCACCCCGCAGGGGCCGCAGTCGGGCCCGCAGCCCCAGCAGCCTCAGCAGCCCCAGCAGCCTCAGCCGGGTTCGTCGCCGGAGACGTCGGGTGGCAGTGCGCAGCCCACCAAGTTCGCGCAGCCGGTGCAGCAGCAGCCCACCACGTACGCGCCGCAGCACGGCCAGTTCTTCCAGCAGCCGTCGGGCGAGTCGAACCCCCAGTCGGGCCAGACCGGCCAGACCGGTCAGCAGGGTGGCTCGAACCCCTCCGGGAGTTGA
- a CDS encoding cell division protein PerM: MGRPTVAESDVGFDRVRVLLGAAVGPIVTGYAMVASLLVVVTALAPRAEFSATGVLSAACPVWLAAYQVPLDIVGAPLGVLPLLPTFAVVFLVFRTSSSASRRLDDLDGRHAGFLARALPVVGVVAGAHALTAVAFVGVSTGAAVEASFPEAIVLPTVLAAAAALSGVAAASGGWLDRLDPLAVRGMRAGLAAFGALFGLGALVFVAATVAAWPTLGELFDAFSPEKGSAVGMSLLSIAYVPNAVVLATSVLTGGGFTLGQVSVSAFAMTPGPVPAVPLLAGLPAEYGAWWPLLLVVPVLVGALVGWSLRDVDEFAGARLRAVFVAGVVCGFCAVVVAAFTGGSLGGGLYDPVALRAEVFSLTAFGFVVVPGSAVVWLTGRKRRSGRTPRRPRRRRGL, translated from the coding sequence ATGGGCAGACCGACTGTGGCCGAGAGTGACGTGGGGTTCGACCGCGTCCGCGTGCTCCTCGGTGCCGCGGTCGGCCCGATCGTCACCGGGTACGCCATGGTGGCGAGCCTGCTGGTGGTGGTGACGGCCCTCGCGCCGCGAGCGGAGTTCTCCGCGACAGGTGTGCTGTCCGCGGCCTGTCCCGTGTGGTTGGCCGCGTACCAGGTACCGCTCGACATCGTGGGCGCGCCGCTGGGCGTGCTGCCGTTGCTGCCGACTTTCGCCGTCGTGTTCCTCGTGTTCCGCACGTCGTCGTCGGCGTCTCGTCGTCTCGACGACCTCGACGGGCGGCATGCGGGTTTTCTCGCCCGCGCTCTTCCGGTGGTGGGTGTGGTGGCGGGGGCACACGCGCTGACCGCCGTCGCGTTCGTCGGGGTGTCCACCGGGGCGGCTGTGGAGGCGAGCTTTCCCGAGGCGATCGTGTTGCCCACCGTCCTGGCCGCCGCGGCGGCGTTGTCGGGGGTGGCCGCCGCATCGGGCGGATGGCTTGACCGCCTCGATCCCCTGGCCGTGCGCGGGATGCGCGCCGGACTCGCCGCGTTCGGGGCTCTCTTCGGGTTGGGTGCCCTCGTCTTCGTGGCGGCGACGGTGGCGGCGTGGCCCACGCTGGGGGAGCTGTTCGACGCCTTCTCCCCCGAGAAGGGCAGCGCGGTGGGTATGTCGCTGCTGTCGATCGCCTACGTGCCAAACGCGGTGGTGCTCGCGACCAGTGTGCTCACCGGCGGTGGTTTCACGCTCGGACAGGTGTCGGTGAGTGCGTTCGCGATGACCCCCGGGCCGGTGCCCGCGGTGCCGCTGCTGGCGGGGCTGCCCGCGGAGTACGGCGCGTGGTGGCCGTTGTTGCTGGTGGTGCCGGTGCTCGTCGGGGCTCTGGTGGGCTGGTCTCTGCGCGACGTCGACGAGTTCGCAGGTGCGAGGCTGCGCGCGGTGTTCGTGGCCGGGGTGGTGTGCGGGTTCTGCGCTGTTGTGGTGGCCGCGTTCACCGGCGGCTCGCTCGGCGGTGGCCTCTACGATCCCGTGGCGCTTCGCGCCGAGGTGTTCTCCCTCACGGCTTTCGGCTTCGTCGTCGTGCCCGGCAGCGCGGTGGTGTGGCTGACCGGCCGAAAGAGGCGTTCGGGCCGCACCCCTCGGCGTCCACGACGGCGGCGGGGCCTTTAG